GCATCTGGACGAGGAGCGCAATCGTGCCTTCAGTCCGGCATCCGAAGTCGCCCAGCTTCAGGCGTCACGGTCCTCGGTCGCGGTGCTGGCCGTGCGTGCGCGCGAACAGTGGGTGATCGCGCACGAGACTGCCAGGGTTTTGAATGGTGCGCTAAGTGCCGAACACGAAATCGATGAATAGGGAGAGCACCGTGGTCAGCAACAGCCCCGCTCTCAGCGTCGCCCACAAGCCGGTCAACCCCTGTCACCGTGTTCTGCCGGTTGTACTTCCGAAAGCGCACGGACAATGGGATCACAGCCGCTCAAACACCCACGCTCTTGACCTATGTGCGGCACCTGGGTTCAAACTCTTGCCATGCGTTTCGACGCGAGACTACCCCGCTGGAGAACGGTGATGCAACTCATTGAATGCGCCCGGGAGGCAGGTGTGACCCCAGACACGCTGCGCCATTACCTGCGGGTTGGCCTCCTGGTGCCGGATGGTCGCGGCGCGAACGGCTATCGCGCGTTCTCCGAGCGCAGCGTGGCGCGGGTGCGGTTCATCCGCAACGCATTGGCGCTCGGCTTCACGCTCAAGGACGCCGCGGAGTTCGTTGAGATGAGTCAACGCGGAACATCTCCTTGTCCGCGCGCTCGGGCGCTGCTGAGCGAGCGGCTTGACGAACAGGCTCGACGACTGAAGGAAGCGACGGAGCTGCATCTGCGCATGCAGCAGGCAGACCGCGACTGGACGCGACTCCCTGACGGAGTACCGGATGGCCATTCCGTCTGCAGTCTGATCGAAGGAGCGGCAGCGGACGTTCAGCGCAAATCTGTGCGAGCGAAGTCTAGTCGTGTACGCGCATGACCGACTTTGATCGATTTTGATAGTCCCAGACATCATGAGGCTCTACGGACATGCAAAAAAGTGGCGTTGGTCATGTCGATCGTGCCGGCGCGAAAAAGAGTCGTCTGCTACATCGCAGCTTGCGCTGCACGCGAGCAACTGAGGTGCCCCAGATGAACCATTCCAAGACACTTGCGCAATCCCCGTCACCAGACATGAATGCCGCCGCGCTGCGCATCCTGCGCCGGTTGCTGGCCGGCATCGAGCGCCAGCCGGCGTTGCGTCTGGGCGATGTGCTCCTGCACGAGTTCGAGGCGCATCCAGAGTACACCCTGATCATCCGCGACCCGGGTCTGCTTCGACGCCTTGTCCTGCGGCCGGATCCTCTGCTGCTGGCGGAGGCCTACTTCCGCGGCACCATCGACATCGAAGGGGACCTGTACACCGCGCTTGGGCTCAAGGCGCACTTCGAGAAGTTCTCGCTCTCCTGGCGCGACAAGCTGGCCCTGTTGCGCGACGCTCTGATACTGCGCGTGTCTGACCAGGATGGTTTGAAACCATCGCGTAGTCTGGCCTCGCGCGTTGCGCGCCGCTTCTCCCATCGACATTCGCGCCAAACCGACCGAGCAGCAATTTCATTCCACTACGACGTTTCAAACGTGTTCTATGGTCTCTGGCTCGATGCCGAGAGAGTCTATTCCTGCGCCTACTTCGAGACGCCGGACGACACGCTGGACCAGGCGCAGCGCAACAAGCTGGAGCACATCTGCCGCAAGCTGCGGCTGCAGCCGGGCGAACGTCTGCTCGACATCGGCTGCGGCTGGGGCGCACTCGTGTGCTGGGCGGCACGAGAACATGGCGTGCGCGCGTACGGCATCACTCTCAGCCAGCAGCAGCTCGAATACGCGCGCGAGCGCATCCGATCAGAAGGCTTGCAGGACCTCGTCACGGTTGAGCTGCGCGACTACCGCGACCTCGATGGCACTGCCGTATTCGACAAGGTGTCCAGCATCGGCATGTTCGAGCATGTGGGCCTCGCTCATCTGCCGGCCTACTACGCCGTGGTGCAGCGTGTTTTGCGGCCGGGCGGGCTCTTTCTCAACCATGGAATCACCCATGACGAAGAGGGCTGGAACCGAACTGTCGCGACCGATTTCATCAACCGCTATGTCTTCCCTGACGGCGAATTGGACTGCGTCAGCAACATCCAGCTCGGGATGGAGCGGTCCGGCTTCGAAATCCATGATGTCGAAGGTCTTCGATCACACTACGCGCTGACGTTGCGTCATTGGGTTCAGCGACTCGAAGCGCGCCGAGAGGAGGCCCTGCAGGAAGTCGATGAGGTGACCTTCCGCGTCTGGCGCCTGTACATGGCGGCTTGCGCGCTGGAATTCGAGGCGGGCGGCACAGGGATCTACCAGATCGTAGCGTCCAAACGAGACGACGGAAGATGGCCCGTTCCTTTGACGCGCCGCGATCTTTACTCGGGTACTACCCCATCAAAGCCAATGACGGTGCGCGAAAAATGAGCAGGCCCGCTGACCGGGTTGCGCGAGTTGTATTCTTCTGTCCGATGCAGGTCAATGTGAGGGCGTGGAGGTGGACGGTCAGCAGACCCGCGTTCGCCCTATCCGCAGTTCGGCTTCGCGTGGTCGCAGTGAAGCGGTCGCCGCAGCGATGGTACGCCGTGAGCCGCCGACAAGCACGCCGAGACGCCCGCCGACACAGCGCCGTGGCGCCTCTGCGCACGCAGGCGCCGCGCACCTCCATGTCGCTGTTCATGGCCTGCGGCGTCTGGCTCGTCGGGCTGGGCGCCTACTTCGTGTTCCTGCGGCCGGCGCTGCTGCCCGAGGATCCGCGCTTCATCAGCGTGCCGCTGGATCGGCTTCGTGGATTGGCACCCGGTCTGGAGGCATGGCGGCGAATCGTGTTCACGGTGATGGGCGGCTTCATGACGGGCGCGTGCGTACTGATCGTCCACCTGGCGCGCATGGCCATGCGCGAGCGGCAAGGCGGTACCGGCTGGGCCGTCGCGTTCTCCGGGCTTGTGACGGTCGGGCTGATGAGTGCGATGGACTTCGTCCTCCACTCGGACTTCCGCTGGGTGCTATTGCTGCCTGCCTTGCTGTGGGCCGTGGCCGCGGTGCTATATGCGAGGCAGGTCTGACGTGCCCAGCGCCATGCCATTCGTTTCTGCGCCGGCGATCCGAGACGCCGGCGTTCCCAACCCCACCGACGCTCGTCATTGCGGGTCGGTTCCAAGGACCTTCAAAATGAATCACAACCTCCCCTGGGTCGCCGAGCGGGTGCGACTGTTCCGCGAATTCGATCCCGAGTTCGCGCGCTGGGCGCGCGGGCATGGCCCCATCGCCCACAACGACCTCACGCAGCTGCGAATCCACGACCTCGCACAGGTGCTGGTCGCCGAAGGCAAGGCGAGCGACACATCCGCGATCTACCGCACGCTGTGGGCCGCAGACCGATTGGCCGTGGCCGGGATGTGGCTAACGGTTCACATGACCTATGCCGATCGGGTCTATACCGACGGCCGGGAAATGGCGGCCGAGGACTTCAAGGAGACGCCTGAAGGCCACACCGGCGGATCACTGAACATCGTGCCGGCCTATGTCGGCTACCTTGCCGCGAACGCGCTCAGCGGCCTGACACGCGGCTGGCTGATGGGTCAAGGCCATTGCGTGGCGGGCATCGACGCCTGCAACCTGCTTGTTGGCAACATGACGCCGCGCCACGCCGAGCGGTACGACCGAAGCGAGAACGGCCTTACGCGCTTCGCTCGGGACTTCTACAGCTACGCGATCGACGCGCAGGGGCGCCCGGCCTCGCCGCTGGGCAGCCACGTCGGCCCGAACACGGCAGGCGGCCTGTCCGAGGGGGGCTATCTCGGCTTTGCCGAACTGCAGTACGTGCACATGCCCCTGCCCGGCGAACGGCTGGTGGTGTTCCTCAGCGACGGTGCATTCGAGGAGCAGCGCGGCAGCGACTGGGCGCCGCGCTGGTGGCGCGCCGAGGACAGTGGATTCGTGGCTCCGTTCATGATCCTCAACGGCCGTCGCATTGAGCAGCGCAGCACCATGCAGCAGCAGGGCGGCCTCGAATGGTTCCAGCAGCATCTGCGCCTGAACGGCTTCGACCCTATGGAGATCGACGGCACCGACCCCGCCGCATTCGCCTGGGCCATCCACGCGATGGAGGAACGGCTGGCGGCCTGCGCTACGGGGGTTTCGCGTGGAACCGTTCAGTACCCGGTGCCACTTCACTACACCATCGCCGAAGCGCCCAAAGGATTCGGTTTTCCCGGTGCCGGAACCAACGCCGCGCACAACCTGCCGCTGGCGGGCAATCCCCGTCTCGACCCGTCAGCACGGCAGCAGTTCAACGAGGGCGCGCGCGCGTTGTTTGTACCGCC
This region of Alicycliphilus denitrificans K601 genomic DNA includes:
- a CDS encoding SAM-dependent methyltransferase; this translates as MNHSKTLAQSPSPDMNAAALRILRRLLAGIERQPALRLGDVLLHEFEAHPEYTLIIRDPGLLRRLVLRPDPLLLAEAYFRGTIDIEGDLYTALGLKAHFEKFSLSWRDKLALLRDALILRVSDQDGLKPSRSLASRVARRFSHRHSRQTDRAAISFHYDVSNVFYGLWLDAERVYSCAYFETPDDTLDQAQRNKLEHICRKLRLQPGERLLDIGCGWGALVCWAAREHGVRAYGITLSQQQLEYARERIRSEGLQDLVTVELRDYRDLDGTAVFDKVSSIGMFEHVGLAHLPAYYAVVQRVLRPGGLFLNHGITHDEEGWNRTVATDFINRYVFPDGELDCVSNIQLGMERSGFEIHDVEGLRSHYALTLRHWVQRLEARREEALQEVDEVTFRVWRLYMAACALEFEAGGTGIYQIVASKRDDGRWPVPLTRRDLYSGTTPSKPMTVREK
- a CDS encoding MerR family transcriptional regulator, coding for MQLIECAREAGVTPDTLRHYLRVGLLVPDGRGANGYRAFSERSVARVRFIRNALALGFTLKDAAEFVEMSQRGTSPCPRARALLSERLDEQARRLKEATELHLRMQQADRDWTRLPDGVPDGHSVCSLIEGAAADVQRKSVRAKSSRVRA